A genomic window from Roseofilum casamattae BLCC-M143 includes:
- a CDS encoding trifunctional serine/threonine-protein kinase/ATP-binding protein/sensor histidine kinase — protein MIPELASYQIGENIYEGTRTLVYRGIRRSDSQKVVIKFLRNSYPSFSELVQFRNQYAIAKNLDSAGILQPLSLERYGNGYALVMEDLGAISLDKILAKEELDLGRCLDIAIQLAEILQELDRQRVIHKDIKPGNILICPETQQVKLIDFSIASLLPREAQEIKNFNVLEGTLAYISPEQTGRMNRGIDYRSDFYSLGVTFYELLAGRLPFNNDDPMELVHAHIAQQPIPPSNWLNGNGENYPQSLSDIILKLMAKNAEDRYQSALGLKYDLEKCRRQYQETGEIVPFVLGERDICDRFLLPEKLYGREKEVQTLLDAFERVAAGQTEMMLVAGFSGIGKTAVVNEVHKPIVRQKGYFIKGKFDQFNRNIPFSAFVQAFRDLMEQLLGESDTQLQEWKTQILAAVGENGQVLVDVIPELKQIIGEQSPVPELSGSASQNRFNLLFEKFIAVFTTQEHPLTLFLDDLQWADSASLNLLKILMGDNQTGYLLLLGAYRDNEVFPAHPLMLTLGKLEQQNTTISTITLTPLSVLHINQLVAETLSCSQDLATPLTDLVYQKTKGNPFFTTQFLKGLHEDDLITFNRNLGYWECDLVKVRDATLTDDVVEFMAGRLHKLPKATQNILKLAACIGNQFELETLAVICENPAEEVAADLWNALREGLILPQSETYKFFQGWEGEKEQAEGVTVGYRFLHDRVQQAAYSLIPEDQRKGTHFNIGTLLLEKIPEAQLEEEIFTITSHLNRGIELIPTPERQLQLCELNLLATQKAKSSTAYTAAWEYVETGIQLLEKSSWQTYYDLTLNLYTEAVEVAYLKSDFETMEQMVEIVFSQAHHILDQVKVYEMQVQRLSVQNQFIAAIEVALGYLKLLGVDLPLDPTVEEVETWLENTNRAVDKMSDEAMIELPEMTNQEMKAAMEIISRLIGPCYFFRPNLLAISACQSVLLSLEYGNTLDTPPALSMYATALCNVNDISRAYRSGSIGVKILQKQHKNPRKTLAFNMFYAHVFHWSQHYRHSIDPLYEAYQSGIDVGELEFASYALTSHVDCRYCAGEELSGLIPDFKRSVEFCYSNQLEGTGFYTASVLQTAYNLIHASEEPWCLQGEFYDETTVIESFHKNRNITGLAIHHFNKIYLSYLFEGDLESLFEAEQYLYGIQGHLLFPIFNFVGGLAYLSLAGKAIGEERYQYLERAKKYSDLLKFWAGHAPMNFQHKSDLMQAETCRVLGQKLEAIALYDRAIAGAKENGYIQEEALANELFAKFYLDWDFGFAQSKGREKYAAVHMQEAYYCYAQWGAKAKTSHLERTYPQLLTPILQQPQRPLTESLHRTISCTTTGTGSLFDLTSLMKASRTLSEEIDLDRVIANLMQVVRENAGAETVALMLWHEGILRLEALIANEISEAIDPIPVEESDRLPLTLINQVKRTQQPLILDNARQETHGTADPYLQTHQLQSVLCLPLIDRGQLIGILYLENNQVSGAFTSDRVEILQLLCSQAAISLENARLYRQAQNALTDLQQAQLQMVQQEKMAALGNLVAGVAHEINNPLGFIGGNVGAAQEYLQDLLEIVSLYQENTSPPEEIAEEIEDLDPEFIAEDFPKLIASMQTGCDRIRNISTSLRTFSRTDTDAKTEFNLYEGLDSTLLILKYRLKANEQRPAIEIVKKYGEIPEVKCYAGQINQVFMNLLANAIDALDEGNLGKTYEEIEKAPNCITVCTELSENKKNVLVKIADNGTGMPETVKEKIFEQGFTTKGVGKGTGLGMAIAHQIITEKHGGAIACQSELGKGTEFIISLSIG, from the coding sequence ATGATCCCAGAACTAGCAAGCTATCAAATTGGCGAAAACATATATGAAGGAACCCGAACTCTCGTCTATAGAGGAATTCGCCGTTCTGACTCGCAAAAAGTGGTTATCAAATTTTTGCGCAACTCATATCCGAGCTTTAGCGAATTAGTACAGTTTCGCAACCAATATGCCATTGCGAAAAACCTCGATAGTGCAGGAATTCTCCAGCCCTTAAGCCTAGAACGCTATGGTAATGGTTATGCCTTAGTTATGGAAGATTTGGGAGCTATCTCTCTGGATAAGATATTGGCCAAAGAGGAGTTAGACTTAGGAAGATGCTTGGATATTGCCATTCAACTGGCTGAGATATTACAGGAGCTAGATCGGCAACGAGTTATCCACAAAGATATCAAACCCGGCAATATCCTAATTTGCCCGGAAACCCAACAAGTTAAACTCATTGATTTCAGTATTGCCTCTCTCCTGCCTCGCGAAGCGCAAGAAATAAAAAATTTCAATGTCCTAGAAGGAACCCTAGCCTATATTTCCCCGGAACAAACCGGACGGATGAATCGAGGCATTGACTACCGCAGCGATTTCTATTCCCTAGGGGTCACATTCTACGAACTCCTCGCAGGACGCTTGCCCTTCAACAACGACGACCCGATGGAATTGGTTCACGCCCATATCGCCCAACAACCCATTCCCCCCTCCAATTGGTTGAATGGCAATGGAGAAAACTATCCTCAGAGCCTCTCGGATATTATCTTGAAATTAATGGCGAAAAACGCCGAAGACCGCTATCAGAGCGCCCTCGGACTCAAATACGACCTCGAAAAATGTAGAAGGCAATATCAAGAAACTGGGGAAATCGTGCCATTTGTCTTGGGAGAGCGGGATATATGCGATCGCTTTCTCCTTCCCGAAAAACTCTACGGACGGGAAAAAGAAGTGCAAACCCTCCTCGATGCCTTTGAACGAGTCGCAGCCGGACAAACTGAAATGATGCTAGTAGCGGGATTTTCCGGCATCGGCAAAACCGCCGTCGTCAACGAAGTCCACAAACCCATCGTGCGACAGAAAGGCTACTTTATCAAAGGGAAATTCGACCAATTCAATCGCAACATCCCCTTTTCTGCCTTCGTGCAAGCCTTCCGAGACTTAATGGAGCAATTACTCGGAGAAAGCGACACCCAATTGCAAGAGTGGAAAACCCAAATCTTAGCCGCCGTCGGAGAAAATGGGCAAGTTCTCGTCGATGTCATTCCTGAATTAAAACAAATTATCGGAGAACAATCTCCCGTCCCCGAACTTTCTGGCAGCGCATCCCAAAATCGATTTAACCTCCTGTTTGAGAAATTTATCGCCGTCTTTACCACCCAAGAACATCCCTTAACCCTCTTTCTTGATGACTTGCAATGGGCAGATTCAGCCTCATTAAATTTGTTAAAGATATTGATGGGAGACAATCAAACGGGATATCTGCTTTTGTTGGGGGCCTATCGAGATAACGAGGTTTTCCCCGCCCATCCCTTGATGTTAACTTTAGGGAAATTAGAGCAACAAAACACCACAATTTCGACGATTACTTTAACTCCCCTATCAGTCCTTCACATTAATCAATTAGTAGCAGAAACTCTCAGTTGTTCGCAGGATTTAGCCACTCCGCTCACGGATTTAGTCTATCAAAAAACGAAAGGGAATCCTTTCTTTACCACTCAATTCTTAAAGGGATTGCATGAGGATGACTTGATTACCTTTAACCGAAATTTGGGCTATTGGGAATGCGATTTAGTGAAGGTGCGAGATGCCACTCTCACCGATGATGTGGTGGAATTTATGGCGGGACGACTGCATAAGTTACCCAAAGCAACCCAAAATATCCTCAAGTTAGCCGCCTGTATCGGCAATCAATTCGAGCTAGAGACCTTAGCCGTTATCTGCGAAAATCCAGCCGAAGAAGTGGCCGCCGATTTGTGGAATGCCTTGCGAGAAGGGTTAATATTACCTCAGAGCGAAACCTACAAGTTTTTTCAAGGATGGGAAGGAGAGAAAGAGCAAGCAGAGGGAGTTACCGTTGGGTATCGCTTCCTGCACGATCGCGTTCAACAAGCCGCTTATTCTTTGATTCCAGAAGACCAAAGAAAAGGAACTCACTTCAATATCGGTACATTGTTATTGGAGAAAATACCAGAGGCTCAACTGGAAGAAGAGATTTTTACAATTACTTCTCATCTTAATCGGGGAATAGAACTCATTCCCACTCCAGAGAGACAACTTCAACTGTGTGAGTTGAATCTCTTGGCCACTCAAAAAGCCAAATCTTCCACCGCTTATACCGCAGCGTGGGAATATGTAGAAACGGGAATACAACTCCTAGAAAAGAGTTCTTGGCAAACTTATTATGACCTGACTCTAAATCTCTATACAGAAGCCGTAGAGGTTGCTTATCTTAAAAGTGATTTTGAGACCATGGAACAAATGGTGGAGATAGTCTTCAGCCAAGCTCATCATATTCTCGATCAAGTCAAGGTTTATGAGATGCAGGTTCAGCGTCTCTCCGTTCAAAATCAATTTATTGCGGCCATTGAGGTGGCATTAGGCTATCTCAAACTATTGGGGGTCGATCTACCATTAGACCCAACAGTGGAAGAAGTAGAAACGTGGCTAGAGAACACTAATAGGGCAGTGGATAAGATGTCCGATGAAGCAATGATTGAGCTTCCTGAGATGACAAATCAGGAAATGAAAGCAGCGATGGAAATAATATCACGTTTGATTGGACCCTGTTACTTCTTTCGTCCCAACTTATTAGCGATTAGTGCATGTCAATCAGTCTTGTTGTCTTTGGAATATGGGAATACTTTAGATACACCTCCGGCTCTCTCAATGTATGCGACAGCTTTATGTAATGTCAATGACATATCTAGAGCATATCGGAGTGGAAGCATCGGAGTAAAAATCCTCCAGAAACAGCATAAAAACCCGCGTAAAACATTAGCATTCAATATGTTTTATGCCCATGTTTTTCATTGGAGTCAACATTATCGTCATAGCATCGATCCTTTGTACGAAGCCTACCAAAGCGGTATCGATGTCGGTGAATTAGAATTTGCAAGTTATGCTTTGACCAGTCATGTGGATTGTCGGTATTGCGCGGGGGAAGAACTGAGTGGATTGATTCCTGATTTCAAACGGTCTGTCGAATTTTGTTATTCAAATCAATTGGAAGGAACGGGCTTTTATACTGCTTCTGTCTTACAGACTGCTTATAACCTGATCCATGCTTCTGAGGAACCTTGGTGTTTACAAGGTGAGTTCTATGATGAAACGACAGTCATCGAGTCATTTCACAAAAATCGTAATATCACGGGATTGGCGATCCACCACTTCAACAAGATATATCTGAGCTATCTGTTTGAAGGAGATTTGGAGTCTCTCTTTGAAGCAGAACAATATCTTTATGGAATCCAAGGACATCTACTTTTCCCCATTTTTAACTTTGTTGGCGGCTTAGCTTATCTTTCTCTAGCAGGGAAAGCAATAGGCGAAGAGAGATATCAATATCTTGAACGGGCTAAAAAATACAGCGATCTCCTTAAGTTTTGGGCAGGTCACGCACCCATGAACTTTCAACATAAGTCGGATTTGATGCAAGCAGAAACCTGTCGGGTGCTGGGACAGAAATTAGAAGCGATCGCGCTCTACGATCGCGCTATTGCCGGAGCAAAAGAAAATGGCTACATCCAAGAAGAAGCCCTCGCCAACGAACTGTTTGCTAAATTCTATCTCGACTGGGACTTCGGCTTCGCTCAGTCCAAGGGACGAGAAAAATATGCTGCCGTTCATATGCAGGAAGCCTACTATTGCTATGCCCAATGGGGAGCCAAAGCCAAAACGAGCCACCTCGAACGCACATATCCTCAACTTCTCACCCCCATCCTCCAACAACCGCAACGCCCCTTAACGGAATCGCTCCACAGGACGATCTCCTGTACCACCACGGGAACGGGATCTCTATTCGATCTCACCTCCTTGATGAAAGCGTCCCGCACCCTGAGCGAAGAAATTGACCTCGATCGCGTTATTGCCAACCTCATGCAGGTGGTGCGGGAAAATGCCGGAGCCGAAACCGTCGCCCTAATGCTCTGGCACGAGGGCATCTTGAGACTTGAAGCCCTTATCGCCAACGAGATTTCCGAAGCCATCGACCCCATACCCGTAGAGGAGAGCGATCGCCTTCCCCTCACCCTCATCAATCAGGTCAAGCGCACCCAACAACCCCTCATTTTGGACAATGCCCGCCAAGAGACCCACGGTACGGCAGACCCTTATCTGCAAACCCATCAACTCCAATCGGTGCTTTGTCTGCCTTTAATCGATCGCGGCCAACTCATCGGCATTCTCTACCTCGAAAATAATCAAGTATCGGGGGCATTCACGAGCGATCGCGTGGAAATTCTGCAACTCCTCTGCTCTCAGGCTGCCATTTCCCTCGAAAACGCCCGCTTGTATCGACAGGCGCAAAACGCTCTCACGGATTTACAACAAGCACAGTTGCAAATGGTTCAACAGGAAAAAATGGCCGCCTTGGGGAATCTCGTGGCCGGGGTCGCCCACGAAATCAATAATCCCCTCGGTTTCATCGGAGGAAATGTCGGAGCAGCACAAGAGTATTTGCAAGACTTGCTAGAAATTGTTTCTCTCTATCAAGAAAACACCTCTCCTCCCGAAGAGATTGCCGAAGAGATCGAAGACCTCGATCCCGAATTTATCGCCGAAGACTTCCCGAAACTGATTGCATCGATGCAAACGGGCTGCGATCGCATCCGCAACATCAGTACATCTTTGCGAACTTTTTCGCGCACGGATACTGATGCGAAAACCGAGTTCAATTTGTACGAAGGTCTTGATAGCACCCTCTTAATCCTCAAATATCGCCTCAAGGCCAACGAACAAAGACCCGCCATTGAAATTGTTAAAAAATACGGCGAGATTCCCGAAGTCAAATGCTATGCCGGACAAATCAATCAAGTGTTTATGAACTTGTTAGCGAATGCGATCGATGCTCTCGATGAAGGGAATTTAGGAAAAACCTATGAAGAGATCGAAAAAGCGCCCAATTGCATTACTGTTTGCACGGAATTAAGCGAAAACAAAAAGAACGTTCTCGTGAAAATTGCCGACAATGGAACGGGAATGCCAGAAACCGTAAAAGAGAAAATATTCGAGCAAGGATTTACCACGAAAGGAGTGGGGAAAGGAACGGGTTTGGGCATGGCGATCGCCCATCAAATCATTACCGAAAAACACGGCGGTGCGATCGCTTGCCAATCGGAACTCGGTAAAGGTACAGAATTTATCATTTCCCTATCGATCGGCTAA
- a CDS encoding sensor histidine kinase, whose protein sequence is MNTSSNLDNFTEETRPTISAQHHWEADLKLIVEGIASQIGEKFFRFCVRYLAELLQVQYALIAEFIDGEEPKARILALWAGNKFAPNFEYVLAGTPCGIVIEKGLQIYDRGIQKKFPEDTDLVTMEAESYLGIAIYNSHGKIIGHLAALHTQPLNRSHEEQEAILKIFAARSAAEIERQITEQELKQQNQRLEETLMELKHTQAQLIQAEKMSSLGHMVAGIAHEINNPINFIHGNIAHASEYYDDLLHIIQLYQQEYPHPSQVIQEEIESLDLNFIQTDIKKILQSMQVGSQRISDIVKSCRNFSRLDESTFKVVDIHEGLESALMILQSRLRTDDRSFGIDVVKEYGKLPHIYCSPEQLNQAFFNLIHNAIDALEEVDRKCDTEGMTNQKNKIWIRTYLNSEMGADNRIFISIADNGMGIPDEIQAKMFDPFFTTKSVGKGTGLGLSVSYEIITNLHDGTLICNSTVGQGTEFVVSLPIRLNVDRTTNI, encoded by the coding sequence ATGAATACTTCATCTAATCTCGATAATTTTACAGAAGAAACTCGACCGACGATCTCAGCGCAACATCATTGGGAAGCAGATCTCAAATTGATTGTTGAAGGAATTGCTTCTCAAATTGGAGAAAAATTCTTTCGTTTTTGCGTCCGTTATTTAGCAGAATTACTCCAAGTTCAGTATGCGCTTATTGCTGAATTTATCGACGGTGAAGAGCCAAAAGCTCGAATATTAGCCTTGTGGGCTGGAAATAAATTTGCACCGAATTTTGAGTATGTCCTTGCCGGAACTCCTTGTGGCATAGTCATTGAGAAAGGACTGCAAATTTACGATCGCGGGATTCAGAAAAAATTCCCGGAAGACACGGACTTAGTAACAATGGAAGCAGAAAGTTACTTGGGAATTGCGATTTACAACAGTCACGGGAAGATAATCGGACATCTTGCGGCCTTGCATACTCAACCTTTAAATCGCAGCCATGAGGAGCAAGAGGCCATCTTGAAAATTTTTGCAGCTCGCTCTGCGGCAGAAATTGAACGGCAAATTACCGAGCAGGAATTGAAACAGCAGAACCAGCGTTTGGAGGAAACGTTGATGGAGTTAAAGCACACTCAAGCGCAACTAATTCAAGCGGAAAAAATGTCGAGCTTGGGGCATATGGTTGCCGGAATTGCCCATGAAATTAATAATCCCATCAATTTTATTCATGGAAATATTGCTCATGCCAGTGAATACTATGACGATTTACTACACATTATTCAACTGTATCAGCAAGAATATCCTCATCCGAGTCAAGTCATTCAGGAGGAAATTGAATCCCTAGACCTTAATTTTATACAAACAGATATCAAAAAAATACTCCAGTCCATGCAGGTTGGTTCTCAGCGTATTAGCGATATTGTTAAATCCTGTCGTAATTTCTCGCGACTCGACGAATCAACCTTTAAGGTTGTGGATATTCACGAAGGTTTAGAATCCGCATTGATGATTTTGCAAAGTCGCCTCCGCACTGACGATCGATCTTTTGGGATTGACGTAGTGAAAGAATATGGAAAATTGCCTCATATTTATTGCTCTCCCGAACAGTTGAATCAAGCCTTTTTCAATCTTATACACAATGCGATCGATGCTTTGGAAGAAGTAGATCGAAAATGTGATACTGAAGGCATGACCAATCAGAAAAACAAAATTTGGATTCGGACTTATCTGAATTCAGAGATGGGTGCAGATAACAGAATTTTCATCTCTATTGCAGATAATGGCATGGGAATTCCAGATGAGATTCAAGCTAAAATGTTCGATCCCTTTTTTACGACTAAATCTGTCGGGAAAGGCACTGGATTGGGTTTATCTGTGAGCTATGAAATTATTACTAATCTTCATGATGGGACATTAATCTGTAATTCTACGGTGGGACAGGGTACAGAATTTGTGGTGAGCCTACCCATCCGCTTAAATGTCGATCGCACTACAAATATCTAG